From a region of the Schistocerca nitens isolate TAMUIC-IGC-003100 chromosome 8, iqSchNite1.1, whole genome shotgun sequence genome:
- the LOC126199588 gene encoding uncharacterized protein LOC126199588 — protein MQRFAGRRSLTVTVYSDNATTFHAANSELAELFKTMQHTGVQLYCAHHGITWKFIPPRAAWWGGWWERMIGSVKRCLRKVLGRSQVDEESLNTTLISIEAAINSRPNTQGESDTVLTPAHFLTGGKLVTIPCGPEPATRKDLAKEFRLKQKVNDDIWRRWKTEYLLLLRQYHEVKGYPSQRKPRIGEVVLLHEDSKPRHLWKRAVVEEVRHGRDSKIRFIILRQPDGMKICRPVQLVIPLEMDQGGEDVGE, from the coding sequence atgcaacgctttgcaggacgtaggagcctaacagtcactgtctactcagacaatgctacaacattccatgcagccaactcagaactggcagagcttttcaaaaccatgcagcatactggcgtacagctctactgtgcccaccatggaatcacttggaaattcataccaccacgtgcggcttggtggggaggctggtgggaacgcatgataggctcagtcaagcgctgcctgaggaaagttcttggtcgctcccaggtggatgaagagagcttaaacaccacattgatcagcatagaagccgcaataaactcacgaccaaacactcaaggagagagtgacactgtactgacgccagcccactttctaactggtgggaaattagtaacaattccatgtgggccagagccagcaactagaaaggaccttgccaaggagttccgactcaaacaaaaggtcaatgacgacatctggcgcagatggaagacagaatacctcctgctgctaagacaatatcatgaggtgaagggatacccttcgcagaggaaaccgagaattggagaggttgttctgctccatgaagacagcaaaccacggcacttgtggaagagggctgtggtagaagaagtgcggcatggcagagacagtaaaatacggtttatcatcctccgccagccagatggtatgaagatctgtcgaccggtccagctggtcatccccctcgagatggaccagggtggggaggatgtcggggaatga